CAGGTGATAAAGTGTTTATTGATAAACCCGAATCCTGAGTCAGCACTGAATGAGGAAGCTGGCAAGCTGTTACTTGAGCACTATGATGACTTCTGCAGTCGAGCCAGGCTACATACAGAAATTCACGCGAAACCGTCAAAGTATGTAACTAATTCTTGCTGCTTTCTAAGAATTGTTTCCAGTTCTTCTTGTTTCCATTCTTCTCATTCTTCAAATTGTACCTTTGGTATAAAGCGGTATATCTCACATAAGAATAGAGCCAAGTCTAATAAGCACTTCCCCGTGTAGAAAAAAAGTAGCTGGCAGTGCAACCTGCTTATTTGCTTTCGCTTGTGCAGTGAAATACTTGACCCCGTTTTGAAGAAGGCAACTGAAGAAATACAACTTCCATTATATTTTGCCCAGGGCTTCCAGGTTGATTTTGTTTCTTTAATAATCGTTTGAATATTATAAGAGCTGTTAAAGCACTTCTTTTTGGTTGTATACTCTCTAATAAGTCTGAATTATTCAATATTGTTTACTATCTATTGACCGGATGATGAATCCTCTGTTGCAGAATAAAGAAGGGTGTGCAACCAGAGGATGCGACACAATCAAAAAAACCAGCTTTAGATGCGACCAAGTCTCAAACCAAGCGGAAAGTTGACAAAAAGAAACAGCTGAAGCGGTTGTAACATAAATTCGATATTTGGCCCAAGAATCCCAATATTATCCACTTTCATGGAATCAGTCCAGTTCATCTCAAGTCAAATCAAtgtttatacaaaaataaagtgTTAGATGCACATAGATCTTTATATTGTAGTGAAAGATTGTAGTCAAGGCCGTGTGCTATATTTTAGACAACTGTGGACTATGGCAAAAAAGTCAATGCGACGATCACTAATCAATTTTTTGGTTTACAATATAATATTCTCCTTGAGAACATGTAGTTATTTATTTGACATGCTTGTGGTATCTGTCTAAACTACTATTTTATAagataaaatgtattttattatttcaaatgAAGTTCTGCTTCAATTTTGATATTTGAAGTGACTCTGACAGTGCGAATAAACGTTTATGGAATGTACATTTAAATACAATGTAGAAAAACATGAAATTATTCCATTAGCCTTCAGGCTGCTCCATTATAGTCTCGCAATCCATCTTGGGAACTAGTCGCAGCTCAAATTCCTTTCGCTCCTCCTCCGTCATTGCTGCTAGAGCTGCATGAAAATCCTCAAAACTTACATATGGCTCAAGGCGCCCATCCTTGTCTAACTCCAACCCTGTCATACTTGCATTTGATTTTAGCGAGTCCACTATAGACTCTGAACCAGAGTCCATATATGCATCAAGGAAGGACTGGGTAGGTTGGCTTTTGAAAGGGTTGCAGCATTCACTTTGCTTGGAGGAAGATGAAGTATCAGTTGGAGTCAGGTCATCAGCACTGCTAGCCATGGACTGAGTTAATGAAGAACTGGAGGTTTGGGCACTAGATGTCATATCTAAGCTCTGAGTTCTCAGTCTATAGTTAAAATTGACTATAAGCAAAGTCATGTCATCTCTTAATGAACATTTGGCTTGAATAGGGTCTCCAGGCTGAGCTAAAGCATAAGCGTCATGGTGCTTTCTAGTAATtctatctatgacagcctgGCTCACTCCATTGAGAGTTGATTGTCTAGTGAATTCACTAGCTACCATACCCGCGATGTCAGCATTGACATGCGTTGTATCTGTGGCATCAACAAGACTTCTATAAACTCCGTCAGTCATAAGCAACAGAAAGTTGCAAGTCGAATCAATACAAATTGGTTCTTCTAAATCTGGCTCAGCGATGACCGGTTCTGAACTGGCAGCACTGCAACAAACGAGTTCAATGAATGATTACTTCCAGTTTACAGGTGAACATTCCAACCAGTGCCTTTAGAGACACTCGGCTACGCAAAAGCTTATGTACAAACTAGCAGATGCTTGCAGGTACTGTATTTGCTAAAGATAAGAATTTGAGTGCATTAGGCAGCGTATTGAGGTGAGAAAGCTCATTGCAGAATTGGCCTACTGTTATATAAGCATGAACTCTTTGTACAACATTAATATTTGCTAATGTTGTACAAAGAggtagctgtgctacccggcgttgcccaggtattaaaaatcaacttataaacaatgagaggcaatgtagttgcctgccacttgctattagcctggcacaatgccaatggataatttgagtaggCTTACTAATAAGATCTACCCCTCTCCATAATGTTACGCCATCACGCTGCGTTGGTCATAACGAAGAGCAGTAGCATATTTGTTCCCATAGAGtgacataccctacaggataaaATTATTCAATAGATTTGATAATTCGCGAAATCGCGTACAGTCGATtccgcaaattattaaaattcgcgaattattaaaatccgcgaattattaaaatccgcgaataattagttttattttgaacACAAAGGAAAATAATtactacctcaaattaaaaactagccgtgAGGCAGAGTTGGTAAaagtagctgagttccaaacctTTAAAACCATCGCTGGGACTTCgagttaagcccattgccaatgcatcacacttctttacaaaattattcaagtttttcacaagttattcggcattgCATAGTCATTGCCAAAATCTCTCCTGCAGTTCTTTATGTTggaaaaactcataacttaccacaagttgttggttcaccaagggcctccaaatcgatgaatattcatgaaaacctctggatgcaGCCAAAAATTTATAACTTGGCGTAATCGACATAAATTTCCCAGCTAAGTAGAAACCTAAACGCGGTATAAGCATgtgaaggttttactctattgctagctgtaTTCAcgaattaatttattcgcgaatGTATTCATCCATGAATAAATTAGtctgcgaatatgcatgaaaagaaaATTTTCGTGAAATTCaaatccgcgaataatttcatcATGTAGGGTATTTCGCCAAAGGAATCCATCAAACTTGTGTGGCTGAATAATGGTAAGGCGATGGATTGGCGAACGGGAGGGTCCAACATCAAATCTTTTACGGAACGGATTCtttattcaaagattttaatagctatcgCTAGACAAACacaaacattgagaaatatagatttgCCCAGGAGTTAATCGTACTTCCTACCTCATTTGTTCATTGTCCCTATATCCTCCTTTGACACTGTAATCTCCAATGCACCTTGTGTAGAGTTGCTGACCAAACTTTTTGCTGTTGCGAATCGTTTCAATAGGCAGTCCTAAATCTGCTAGCCTTTGAACCTCGCATTCATTTTCTAGAGTGTGATCATCATTCAGCAATGATACCCGTAGTTTTCCGCTCTCTGTGCTACACAGCAACGCTCTGCTGTTTCCTTTgatataatatagatattttATAAATGGCACGCATAAGGGTTCTGCCGTTGCTTTTGTGAGATATACCAAAGAATTTGAAAGCAATGTTGGATACTCAATGATACTGAATAAAACTTCCAAGCAATCATAGACAGATGACACATTCTAACAAGTCTAACATTTCCTTGGTTTCAGACTAGAAATTGCAGATTGAAAGCTTGCCGCAATCTCCTAGTGTAACGGCTGATTCATCGCTATAGTACGTTGCTTGAGTTCTTTTAATCAAGAAATCAAACAGAGAAGAACCGCTCAGCTCATCAGACACTTAGATGAATGATGACCCCGCCCCCCGATGTCAACACTGCAAATTCTTTGGCAGATTTATGGTAGGGCTATGGAGTCAGCTGACGAAACACTGATATGCAAGCAGACATCCTACTCTAACTAGAGGAATTGCaataaaagagagagagagcgagaaaCATTGCTTGACATAGAAAACAATAGAGATCAAAGACATAACTCAATAGTGAACAACATACCCACATTGGCCACATAGAGTTGGTTTTTAAGAATTAAGGCTACAAGAGCAGAGGTCCCACTACTTAGCTGTTCATCTACAACTCTCAGTCTTTCTGCAGTTTTTGCCTTCAGCTGTAAATAAATCAACTTTCACATTTACACCTACATTTACAATACCTACTGTAATCTTTACCAATGTATGCGGGAATCAATAATAAGCGATTCAATGCTGCAAATATAACTATGCCAATAATCAATGTCTATGCAGAGATTAAAAATAGTCCgagtaatagttttattgaacaAGCTAAAATAACCTTCCTACCATTATTctgaaaggttgacttgcaacaaaattcacatcacagttatttggtatcaaaatatttgccatgtcttactctgctgtggtgtaggtgcaaaatatgtgaaaatgtgattacaagctcttgaaagctcaaaagtcaaaaacgaacaaaaactCTAAAGTAGGGAGCATCCatatttgatatgggctttTCTGTAgagcccgaagtgtttgtcataaactagtgctacgagacgtttcaTATTGAGCCATTTATTGGCCTTGCAACTCGCGTGAGAAAATcaagtgtcaaaacaataaccaaatcgtttgactatgtcagagaaataaattgattccaatctacggcggtttcgtgatggctgtgattaattgttcgtttatGAGATTTtgagagcttttaatcacatttccgcatattttgaacctacaacacaactgagtaagacatggtgaaccttttgatataaaaaactgtaatgtgaattttgttgcaagtcaaactttaatTAAAACTTTCTGCTTGCATTCATAGTAGTGCTGCacaatatctttgcatgtacatttgattatttggtctttaaatatacatgtatag
The genomic region above belongs to Watersipora subatra chromosome 1, tzWatSuba1.1, whole genome shotgun sequence and contains:
- the LOC137393909 gene encoding TGF-beta-activated kinase 1 and MAP3K7-binding protein 1-like — encoded protein: MDKIKNRIAVNVNKCVQQKRKECYEGTSELDSPSIALDEWVYVSEKPKTNQMAEDSDQEGATWLDDLNVDKQCSGVGFSYNQVYKDDGYKHEYHTFEDKCFRIRISDDCFLYGVFDGHCGIRAAEFVSQRLPAEIVLGQLSNVKTDADVQNVLQQAYRTVEKAYFSSLDNLIAERTSLQQDLLESQSLALKAKTAERLRVVDEQLSSGTSALVALILKNQLYVANVGNSRALLCSTESGKLRVSLLNDDHTLENECEVQRLADLGLPIETIRNSKKFGQQLYTRCIGDYSVKGGYRDNEQMSAASSEPVIAEPDLEEPICIDSTCNFLLLMTDGVYRSLVDATDTTHVNADIAGMVASEFTRQSTLNGVSQAVIDRITRKHHDAYALAQPGDPIQAKCSLRDDMTLLIVNFNYRLRTQSLDMTSSAQTSSSSLTQSMASSADDLTPTDTSSSSKQSECCNPFKSQPTQSFLDAYMDSGSESIVDSLKSNASMTGLELDKDGRLEPYVSFEDFHAALAAMTEEERKEFELRLVPKMDCETIMEQPEG